GAAGGTGTCGGTACGGCAAGCGGTGCAGAGGCCCGTGTCGTAAATCTGGTCTCTGGGGACGCCCCCATCGCAGAGCTGGCGTACGATCGCTTCAGGCAGATCGAGATGGGCGCTGCCGGAAGGGCCTGGCACGAAGACCTCCCTGGAGCCGGGAACAGAAGTCTTCCACGCCTCTTCCACCTCGGGGCCCACCTCGTAACAACAGGCCCTAATGCCAGGGCCTATGGCGGCGTGGAGGTCCAAGGGGTCGCTGCCAAGCTCCTTGACCATGGTCCTCACCAGGCCTCTTGCGATACCCTTCCTCAGGCCCTCGCGCCCGGCATGGGCGAGCCCTAAGGCCCGACGACGGGGGTCGTAGAAGACGACCGGAGGGCAGTCGGCATGGAAGACGGCCAGGGGGACCTCAACGCAGTCGCTTACCATGGCGTCGGCATCCCTGCCGGTCGCCCCCCTTGCGGCCGGCGGGCGGACGGCCACGACCTCGGCCGAATGGACCTGATTGACCGTCGTAAGCGGCCCGTGGGGCAGCCGTAAAGCCTTGAAGAGCCGCCTGCGGTTCTCCACCACGTTGGCACTCTCTTCGCCTGGAGCCATCCCGAGGTTGCATGAGGCGAAGGGCCCCGTTGAGACGCCTCCCAATCGGGTGGAGAAGGCGTGGGAAAACCCCTCAAAGGCCTCCAGAGCGGGGGCCGTTACATAGACGAGGCCTTCATTATCGTGAAAGGTGTTCGAGGTCGTCATGCCACGGTAGAAGCGGACGCCAAGTCGTATGCCCGCTTTCGCTGGGCGATGAGTTTCTCCTTGGAAAGCCCCGAGACGATGTGGTCCCACGGGAGGCGCTCCTCATAGGACCGTTCGCGGTGGGCGTAGAAGTCGGGATTGATCGGGTGGGTTCGTAGTGCCCTGCCCCAGTTGCCATCTTCTTCAACGACCCTCTCTAAGAGCCTGCCGACCCGGCGGTCGCCCACCGAAAGGACCGTCTGGACGTAGGACCACTTCGGCAGCTCGTAGGTCACCTCAACGTTCGGCACCTTGCCGAGGGCCCGCCGAAGGGTTTTCAGCTTCGCCTCCAATCGTTTTATCTCGAAAAACTCATCCCACTGGAAGGGGGTTTGGGCCTTGGGGATAAAGGGGTTGACGCTCAATGTTACGCGCCCTAAGGTGCCGGTCTTCCTGCTCTCGGCCAGCATGGTGTGCTTGCACCGCTTGGTCAGGCGGATCAGGTCCTCGATGTCCGCGTCCGTCTCACCAGGGAGCCCAATCATGATGTAGAGTTTGAGGTTCGGAAAGCCGCCCCGCGCAACGAGAGCGACCTTTTCCAGGATCTCCTCCTCGCCGGCGGGTTTGAAGATGACATCACGGAGCCGGTCGCTTCCCGCCTCCGGGGCCAGGGTAATGGTCCTGTGGCCGCTGGCCTTGAGGGCCTCCAGGAGCCTTTCTGAAAGCGAGTTGAGCCGGAGCGACGAGATGGAGACCTGCGCCCCCATGGCGACCGCTTCTTCGACAATCTCTTCCACCTGAGGGTGGTCGAAAACGCTCGGGCCCAGCAGGCCCACTCGCTCGTGGGTGACGAGAGCCTCTCGGACACGCCCTAGAATGTGCTCCTTAGAGGGGAATCGGGCATCGGACGCAACGTATCCGACCACGCAGAAGCGGCACCGCCGCCCGCAGCCCCGGTTCGCCTCGATCAAGTACATCCCGCCGAATTCGGTATGCGGGGTGACGATCTGTGTCACCGCCCCCCGCTCCTCGAAATCAACCACCTGCTGCTTGGTTACCACGGCCGGATAGCCGGGCTTGGGTGTGACCTCCGCCACCGTACCGTCTTCAGCGTATGCGACGTCGTATCCGGCGGGAAAATAGAGGCCGGGGAGGTCGCGTAGAGCCTCCGGCAGTTCGGCCCGGCCGGCCCCGGCGCTCACGGACTCCTGCCAACGGGACAGAAAGCCGTCCAGCTGCGCCTCAGCCTCGCCCACCAAGAATAAGTCGAAAAAGTCGGCCAGCGGCTCGGGATTGTAGAAGACGCAGATGCCCCCGCCAATGACCAATGGGGCCTCTTCAGCCCTCTCCTCCCGCCTCGGGGAGATCCCGCCCCAGTCGAGCATCTTCAGGACGTTCACGTAGTCCTGTTCGTAGCACAGGCTGAAGGCGACAATATCAAAGGAGTTTAAGGGGGTGGAGCTTTCTAAGCTGCTCAGCACACCTCGCCCGTCGGCGTAGACAGATACATCGTCGGGCTCGGGCATGAAGACCCGCTCGCACACCACATCGTCACGGTCGTTTAGGAGGCCGTAGACGACCTGCATCCCCAGATTGCTCATCCCCACGAAGTAGGAATTGGGGAAGGCTAGAGCAACCCGGATGCGCCCCCCGTGGTCTTTGTAGACCGTGTTGACCTCATCGGCGAGCAGCTGTAAGTCTTTTTGACGTAGCTTCCACGGTATCACGCATAAAACGTAGCGTGAAGAGAGTAAAAAGTCAACGTCAGCCTTTCCTCAATCGGCCTGCTTGCGAAGAAACGCGGGCACATCCCACTCCTTTTCATCGTACGAGAGGAAGTCCACGTCCCCGGCGGGGGGAGCCATTTCCGACTCCTTGGGGGCCGACTCATCGTCTGTCGACAGAGGGGAAAGAGAGTAGCTATCTCCCCCAACCACCTTCAGGCGGGGCCCATTACCATACTCCAGCGCCTCCGCGCCGGAGACCAGGACCTTCGCCGGCGGGCTGCCGAACCCGGTGGCGATTACGGTGACCCGGATTTCATCGCCCATATCCTCGTCGATGACGCTGCCGAATATGATGTGGGCATCTTCGTGGGCAGCCTCGAAGACGATGTTTGCAGCCTCGTTGACTTCGAATAGGCTCAGGTCTGGGCCGCCCGTGATGTTGATAAGCACTCCGTGAGCGCCGTCAATCGAGCTCTCCTCCAGCAGGGGGCTGCAGATAGCCCGCTGGGCCGCCTCGACGGCCCTGCCCTCGCCGACTGCGCTTCCAGCACCCATTAAAGCCATGCCCATCTCGCCCATGATGGTCTGGACGTCTGCGAAATCGAGGTTGATGAGGCCCGGCACGGTGATCAGGTCACTGATGCCCTGGACCGCCTGGCGGAGCACGTCGTCGGCAATCCTGAAGGCCTCGGTCAGGGGTGTATCCTTGCTGACCACATTGAGCAGCCTCTGGTTGGGGATGGTGATGACCGTGTCCACCTCCGCCTTGAGCTCTGCAATGCCCTGGTCGGCAATCTTCATCCGCTTTTTGCCCTCAAAGAGGAACGGCTTGGTGACCACCGCCACAACGAGGGCATGCATTTCCCGGGCAATCCGAGCTATCACCGGGGCCGCCCCGGTGCACGTGCCTCCCCCCATGCCGCCGGTGAGGAAGACCATGTCGGCGCCTTCCAATATCTCGGAGATTTTCTCGGCATCCTCGATGGCCGCCCGGCGGCCGGTCTCCGGGTTCGATCCGGCTCCAAGGCCCCGGGTCAACGTTGCGCCGAGCTGTAGCTTCTGCGGCGCGGTCGAGGCCGAGAGCGACTGGACATCTGTGTTGGCGGTGATAAAATCCACCCCGCCAAGGCTGGCGGCAATCATCGTATTGACGGCGTTCCCGCCACCGCCTCCGATACCAATGACCTTGATATCCGCCGTCAAGTATGGCTCTACCACAAACTCAAACACCATCGTATACCTCCTTTGCGCTTCGACTCCTGTTTACGACCCTCCGCGCATCTCAAACTACCTGAGCCCCTGCGTGGCTTAGACCACGGAGCTGACCCAGGACTTCATCCGCTGGAAAACCTTGTTGAATAGGTTGCGGTCCCCGAAGAAACCCGATCCGTTATTCTCCGTCTGACGCATCCCGTAGAGGACCAAGCCCACTCCGGTCGCGTACATGGGGCTGTTGACGATATCCACGAGGCCCCCGACACCGAGCGGCACGCCTTGGCGGACCGGCAGCTCAAAGACCCGCTCGGCGACCTCGACCATGCCCTCCATTATGTTGCTGCCGCCGGTCAAGACAACCCCCGATGGAATCTGCTCGTAGTAGCCGCTCTTGATAATTTCCATGCGCACGAGGCCGAAGACCTCCTCGGCCCGCGGCTGAACGATGTCGGAGAGGACCCGTCGGTGGATGACGCGGGGCTCGCGGCCGCCAACCGACGGCACTTCGATGGTCTCGTTTTCATGGACGAGGGCCGTCATAGCGCAGCCGAACTTCTTCTTAATCCGCTCGGCCTCGACCGTAGGCGTCCTCAGACCAATGGCGATGTCGTTCGTAATGTGGCTGCCGCCTATGGCCAGCACACCAGTGTGCTTAACCGATCCGTCTATGAAGACGGCTATATCGGTCGTTCCGCCACCAATGTCCACCAGCGCGACCCCAAGCTCCTTCTCGTCGGGGGTCAAGACGGCCTCGGCCGAAGCCAGCTGCTCGAGAATGATGTCATTGACCCGAAGCTGAGCCTTTTTGACGCTCTTGACGATGTTCTGGGCGCTCGTGACCGCTGCGGTCACGATGTGGACCTTCCCTTCCAGGCGCACCCCGCTCATACCGAGGGGCTCTCGAATCCCGTCCTGGTCGTCGATAAGGTACTCCTGGGGAATGACGTGGATGACCTCCCGGTCGAGGGGCATGGCGATCGCCTTGGCGGCATCGATGACCCTATCGATGTCGGGCTGGGTCACCTCCCTATTCTTGATGGCGATTATGCCGTGGGAGTTGAAACCCTTTATGTGGCCCCCGGCAATTCCCACGTAGACGCTCTCCACATCGACCCCAGCCATGAGTTCGGCCTCCTCCACGGCGCCCTTGGCGCTCTCTACCGTGCTTTCGATATTAACCACCACGCCCTTGCGAAGCCCCTTGGAGGGATGGGTGCCGATGCCTACTATATCGAGTTGGCCGTCCTCGCCGGGCTCGCCGATGATCGCACAAATCTTGGTCGTCCCGATGTCCAGGCCACAAACCATTTCTCCTCTTCGTGTCATTTTCTCACCTCCTTTCTTCGAGGCTAGCCCGCTTCCGGGTCAGCCGTGTTCGTCCGATCAGACCCCTTTGTCCTTGTCACCGCTCTTGACGATGACCCGTCTGTCAAACGAAAGATCGATGTATCGAATGTTCCCGTGGCGACGCTTAAGCTCCGCCGCAAGCGTCTTGAGACGGGCGAATTTCTTCTCCAGATCCCCTCCACGCACCGCCACGACGGCTTGACTGCCCCGTCCCTTGAGGACGATGCGGCCCGTATAAGTACAATCGACCACGGCGAGGGACCGCCGCCCCATGAGGGGCAAACCTTCGGTCGCCTGGAGAACAGCCAGGCCGGAGGCGACCTTCGGATCGGCAAAACGGATGCCCGGATTCGGCGCCGGGCCTCGAGCGCCAACTAGAACGGGAAAGCGAAGGCGGTCATCGGCCTCTGCAGCCCGAAGCACCATGCCCTCTCCATCCACCAGGACCTCCACAGCACCACTCCGGCCCGGGGCCCTCACCACCGCAACCGCCTCCCGCTCGACCACCTCTACAATGAGGCGACCTGGCAAATGACGTTCCAATTTGACCCTTTCAACCCACGGCTCGGCGAGCAGGCGGGAGGTTGCCTCGCTCAAATCCAGCGCCAAGAGGTTCGGAGCCGGCTCCAGCCCCGTCCGCTTTAGCAGTCCCTCCCGCTCAAGGTTCTTAAGCCCCCGGACCTCGATATCGGATGCCAGAAAGAGCGGCGACGAAGCGCCAATCACCGTTGCCGCCCAGACGAGCGCAACCACTGCGGCCACGGGCCCGCCGACCTTGAGGAGCACCCGCCCCCACCAGATGGCCGCGCGGGCGGGATCGAGCCAGCGCGACACGCGCCTCTTAAAGAGGCCCCATCGGCGCTTCCGGGCCTGCGCCCGCCCAGAGGACAGCCCCTTCTTCTTGCGCTTCACCTTTATCATCCAGGCTCTCCGACGACCCTGATCTCTAGCTCCAGGGCAACCCCCGATGAGGCCTCAACCATGCTCCGGACCTCTGCGATTAGAGTTTCGATCTCTGCGGCAGTCGCCCCGCCCGTGTTGATGAAGAAGTTGGCGTGCTTGGTGGAGACCTGGGCCCGACCGACGGTGAGGCCCTTGCAGCCGGCCTCCTCGATTAGGCGGCCTGCGTGGTCGCCCGGCGGATTCTTAAACATGCTTCCTGCGCAGGCCTCGCCCACCGGCTGTCTCCTTAGCCGCTCGCGGGTCATGCTCTTCATGACTTTCTGTATGTCGGCCGGGTTAGCGACGGGAAGCCGCCAGCGGCCCTCCACGATGATGGAGTCCGGTGGAAAGGCCGTCTGCCGGTAGGCGAAGCCGCATTCCTTTTTGGTAAGCCACCGAAGCTCGCCCTCCCGGTCTACCACCTCGACCCCGATTGCCCGATCTCCAACCTCCCCCTCTGGGGTGCCGGCGTTCATTCTAAAGGCCCCGCCCACGGTGCCCGGGATGGCGACTGCAAACTCCAGTCCGGTAAGCCCGCGGCGGGCCGCCGTGGCCACAAGGGTCGAGGCGGCCACTCCCGCCTCGGCGGCAAGCACCCCTTCGTCCTCGTTCTGCTCAACGAGCCAGCATCGCTTAAGCGCCGGGGCCGGATGGAGAACGAGGCCCCGGATACCGCCGTCTCGCACCAAGAGGTTGCTCCCGCCGCCCAGCACGACGTATCCTTCGCCCATCTCTCGGCAGATGCGAACCGCAGCCGCCAAGTCCTCCTTATCGGCCGGGGCATAAAAGAGGTCCGCCGACCCCCCAATCCTAAAAGTCGTATGTGGGGCCATGGATTTAGCGGCCCAGAGCTGCCCTCGCCCTTCGGCCTCAAGGCGCCTATAGAGAGCCGTGGCGCTAAAATCGGCATGAGCGGTCACCGTCATACCCTCACCCATCCTCTCCCATACTAGCGATGAGGGCCTCGCCCACCTTCCAGACATCGCCCGCCCCGAGGGTGAGCAGCAAATCGCCCGGTCGCAACCGCTCCTCCAGGAGAGGGAGAACGTCGCTCACGTCCTCGACGTAGGAGACATCCCGGTGCCCATGCATCTTCACCCCTTCGTGGATCTGTCGGCCGCTGACCCCAGGGATAGGGGCCTCCCCAGCGGGGTATATACCGGTGGTGATAAGCACATCGGCCTCGTTAAAGGCCGAGAAGAAGTCCCTGAGGAGGTATTGGGTGCGGCTGTATCGGTGTGGTTGGAAGACTACCACCAGGCGGCGCTCGCCCCAGCCGTCCTTGGCTGCCTTCAGAGTCGCTCGGATCTCCGCCGGGTGGTGTCCGTAGTCGTCCACAACCATTACCCCCTGTAGCTCGGCCTTGATTTGGAAGCGGCGCTCGATGCCGCCGAACTCGGCCAGAGCATCGGCAATGACGCCAAAGTCCAAATCCAGCTCCAATCCCACCGCGACAGCGGCAAGGCTGTTCAATACGTTGTGGACCCCCGGAATTTGGAGCCGCACGCGACCGAGGGGTCGGCCCTGATACCTCGCCGTGTAACTCGTCTCGGCGCCCTTGCGCTCAATCTCGCTACCCAGAAAGTCCGCCTGGCTCGACAACCCATAGGTGACAACCCGCCTCTCAATCCTCGGGATGAGCTCCTGGATGTGGGGCTCATCAAGACATAGGACGGCGAGCCCGTAGAACGGAACCTTGTTAATGAACGATAAAAACGTCTCCTGAAGGTGGGCCAGGTCGCGGTAGAAATCGAGATGCTCCTCATCGATGGTTGTGACCACGGCCACGGTGGGCGAAAGGTTGAGAAAGGAGCCGTCGCTCTCATCGGCCTCCGCCACCAGATAGCGGCCCTGTCCTAGCCGCGCGTTGGTTCCCCACACATTTAGGCGCCCGCCAATTACAATGGTCGGGTCGAGACCCCCGTGGCTGAGCACGCTCGCCACGAGGCTCGTGGTCGTAGTCTTGCCGTGGGTGCCGGCAATGGCGATGCCGTACTTCATTCGCATCAGCTCGGCGAGCATCTCCGCCCGGCGGATGACGGGAATCTTGCGCTCCCGGGCCGCCTCCACCTCAACGTTGTCGGGCCCCACGGCCGAGGAGATGACGACAACGTCCGCCTCACCCACGTTTTCCGCGCTGTGGAAGCCGACGACGGTGGCGCCCAGCTCCGCGAGCCGACGCGTGATGGGCGTCTCCTCGAGGTCAGAGCCGCTAACCCTGTAGCCCAAATTGAGGAGGACCTCGGCGATTCCGCTCATGCCGATCCCGCCGATCCCAACGAAATGAACCTGCTGGGTTTTGCCTAGCATTGCCTCAAGCCGCCTCCTTAATGAGTTTGAGCCCCAAGTCGACGATCCGCTCGGCCGCATCCGTGACCCGGAGCCGTCGGCAGGCCGCCACCATCGACTCTCGCCGTTCGGGCTCCTCCAGCAATCGCCGCACCGATGAAGCGAGCCTCGGGCCGTCGCACTCTTCGTCGAGCAGAACCTCGGCCGCCCCATGGGCCTCCACCGCACGGGCGTTGATCTCTTGATGTCGGTGGGCGGCGTGGGGGAAGGGGACGAGGATGGCCGGCAACAAAGCGGCCAGCACCTCAGCCACCGTCATTGCCCCCGCCCGACAGACGACCAGGTCGGCCTCCCGGTAGCGGGCGGCCATGTCGTAGAAGAAGGGCTCCACCTCGGCCCCGCCCGGCCAGGCTTCGTAAGTCATCTTGACCTCCTGGTGGTGGCGGTGGCCAGCCTGATGGACAATGCGCAGACGGCCTTGGTAGTCCATCAGCGCTCCCAGGGCTTCACCCATAGCCCGGTTGAGGCGGACCGAGCCCTGGGAGCCGCCGAAGACGAGCAAGGTCCACGGAGGCTCGCGCCTAACAAGGCGGTCTTGGGCGACGGCGTCGACCAACTCGCGCCGGAGGGGGTTGCCGGTCACCACAACCTTATCGGCCGGGAAGAACTGGCTGCTCTCGGCGAAGGCCACGCATATGACGCGGGCCAGGCGAGCGAGCCAGCGGTTCGTCACCCCCGGATAGAAGTTTTGCTCCTGGAGGAGCACCGGCACCCCTCGCTTGGCCGCCACCCAGATGGCAGGCCCAGCGACGTAGCCGCCGACACCGACGGCTAGGTCCGGCCGGAAGCGCCCCACAATTTTCCATGCCTGGGCGATCCCCACGGGAAGGCGGGCCGCCCCCGCCAGACGGGCGGGTGCGCTCTTGCCGACGACGCCGCTCGCCGTGATGGTCTCCAAGTTGAAGCCCTCGCGGGGCACGACGGTCGCCTCGAGCCCGTTCCTGGTGCCAACGAAGAGCACCTCTCCAGCAGGCTCCCGTCGGAGAAACTCCTTGGCAATGGCGATCCCCGGGTAGAGATGCCCTCCCGTGCCTCCGCCGGCAATGAGCACGCGCATCAGCGGAGCCCTCCCGACCGCTCGGCCCGGCGCGATAGATTCAACAGGAGCCCCACGGCCAGGCAGGTGACCACCAGCGAGGAGCCACCTATGCTGATGAACGGCAAAGGCAACCCCTTGGTGGGCAGCAACCCCACGACGACCCCCATGTTGATGAGGGCCTGCAGGGCGATGAACGCCGTACATCCCCCGGCAAGGTAGGCTCCGTAGGCATCGGGGTATCGGGAAGCGAGACGAAGGCCCCGCCAGATTAGAATGCCGAAGAGCAAACAGAGCCCCGTTGCGCCAATGAACCCCAACTCTTCTCCCACAACGGCGAAGATGAAATCGGTGTGCGCCTCGGGCAGGTAGAAGAGCTTCTGGGTGCCCCGGCCCAGGCCCTGGCCGAAAAGCCCGCCCCGGCCCAGGGCCAGGTAGGACTGGACCATCTGAAAGCCCGTGCCCGAGGGGTCGGCCCAGGGGTTCAAGAAGGACAGGAGGCGGCGGCGGCGGTATCCGGCTGAGGCCACGGCGACCGCCAGGACTGGCACGACGGCTGCGGCCGCCCCCGCGAGGTAGCTCCACGGTATCCCCCCCAGGACGAGCATGACCGCCACCACGGCGCCGATGAGGATGGCCGTGCCCAGGTCGGGCTCGACCAAAACGAGGGCCACGAGGATGCCCGGCACGACCATTCCCTTGAGGTAGACAGACAACGCCTCGCGCCTACAATCCTCCCGGCCGGCGAGCCAGCGGGCGAGATACAGCACACAGACGAGCTTCGCAAATTCCGAGGGCTGGACGGACAGAGGGCCAACGGGCAGCCACCGCTGCGCGCCTCCCACAGCGCGGCCGACCCCAGGTATCAGCACTAACCCTAATAGGGCGGCCACAACGACAACGGCGGGCATCGTCCAGCGCTTGACCCATTCCAGGTTCACGACGGCGGCGCACCCCATGGCCACCAGCCCGAGGGCGAGCCAGACGGACTGGCGCTTCACGAAGTAGTAGGTGTCCTTGTAGCGCTCGAGGGCGACGATGGCGCTCGAGCTGTTTACCATCACCAGCCCCACGGTGAGCAGCATAAGGACCGTAAAGAGGATGACGGGGTCAACCCGGGCCTTTTCGGGAAGCGTCAACACCCTTTTCATCGCAGCCCCTTCACCGCGGCCTTGAAAGAGAGGCCACGCTCCTCGAAATCCCGAAACGAATCGAAACTGGCGCACGCCGGACTCAAGAGCACAACATCTCCGGGCTTGGCCATCAAAAATGCCGTGCTAACAGCCGCCTCAAGGTTTTCGGCCCGCTCGACGAAGGCGTATCCGTTCAAAATCAGCGAAAGGCGCTCGGCCGCCTCCCCTATGAGGACGACAGCCCGGACCTTCTTAGATACGAGCCCGCAGAGGGGGGAGAAATCGCTCCCCTTGTCTTGCCCTCCGGCGATGAGGACGACGGGCCGATCCACGCTCTTAAGGGCGTTCATAACGGCCCCGACGTTTGTACCTTTGCTGTCGTTTATGAAGGTCACCCCTTCGATGGTGGCCACCTCCTCCATCCGGTGCTCGAGCCCGACGAAGCGCCCCAGCACCTCGACCATTTGATCGGGTGCGACACCCATCAAGAAGGCCACGCAGGTGGCCGCAAGAACGTTTTCCACGTTCCGCTTAGCATCCGCCGAGAGGGCCTCCAGTCCGTACAAGTGCTCTTCACGACCATTCTCCCTCCAGCGGACCTCCTCCCCATGGCGGAAAGCGCCCCGGTCAACGGGCCCATCGGCGCGGAAGGCGAATCGACGGCTTCGCCCCTCCCGCCCCCAGCCGAGCAGAAGAGGGTCGCCATCGTTGAGCACCACACTGTCGGTGATCCCCTGGGCGGCGTAGATGCGCCGCTTGAGATCCGCATAGGCCCCGAATGAGCCGTGGCGGTCGAGGTGATCTTCCGTAACGTTCAAGACCAAAGCGATCGAGGGCCGAAAGTCCCGGACCCCCTCGATCTGAAAGGTGGATACCTCGGCCAATAGATAGTCGGCGTCGGCCGCCTCTTCGACGAGGCCCGCCACCGGGGTGCCAATGTTGCCGCCCACTACCACCCGCAGGCCCGCGGCTTGGGCCATCTGTCCGATGAGCGTGGTGGTGGTCGATTTCCCGTTGGAGCCGGTCACCGCCACCCAAGGGATGTCCAGGAGCCGCCAGGCCAGCTCAATCTCACTGATAACCTCCACCCCGGCCTCCCGGGCCGCCGCCAGGGGTGGGGCGTCCCACGCGACCCCGGGGCTCGTCACCACCAGATGGGCCCGGCGGAAGAGCTCCAGGGGGTGGCCGCCGAAGGCGGACTCCACACCATCGGGAAGAGCCGCCGCCGCCTCGCCGAGCTCCGAGGAGGCCTTGGCGTCCGAGACGGTCACCCGGGCCCCTAGGCCCGCCAGGAGCCTTGTAGTCGCGACACCCGTCCGCCCCAGACCGACCACCACAACTCGGCGGCCGTTTAAGCTTCGGGCGTACGCGCTCTGCTCGATGGTCTTCACGGCTTCTCCCCTAACGCAACTTCAGGGTAGATAAGCTCAGCAGGGCGAGGACGATGGCGATTATCCAGAACCGGACGATCACCTTCGGCTCCTCCCAGCCCTTGACCTCAAAATGGTGGTGGAGGGGAGCCATCTTGAAGATTCGCTTGCCCCCGCTCCATCGGAAGTACGCAACCTGCAGGATGACCGATAGGGCTTCGATGACGAACAGCCCCCCCACCACCAACAGCAGGAGTTCGTGTTTGGTAATTACCGCCGCCGTGCCCAGCAGGCCCCCTAGGGCCAGGGCGCCCACATCTCCCATGAAAATCTCGGCCGGATAGGAGTTGTACCAGAGAAAGCCTAGGCCCGCCCCGATCATGGCGGCCCCGAAGACCGCCACCTCGCCCGCGCCCCGGATATGGATGATGTTGAGGTACTTGGCAAACCCGCTGTGGCCCGTCACGTAGGCGATGACCACGTATGCGACGGTGGCAATTATCACCGGCCCGATGGCCAGCCCATCGAGCCCGTCTGTGATATTGACGGCGTTGCTCACCCCCACGATGACCAGCACGACAAAGGGGATGTAAAACAGGCCCAGGTCCGGCACCGCCCGCTTGAAGAAGGGAATCGTCAGGTGAGACACAAAGGGGTGGCCGTGGGGGTCGAAGTATAGGAAACACGCCACACCGAGCGCCACAACACACTGGGCCGCCAGCTTCTCCCGCACCCCCAGGCCCTTCTTCTCCTTGAGGATGACTTTGCGGTAATCGTCGGCGAAGCCGATGAGGCCGAAACCGACAGCCGTATAGAGGAGCAACCAGACGTACTTGTTGGTGAGGTCCGCCCACAGGATGACGGAGACGAACAGGGCCAGGAGGATGAGCGTCCCGCCCATGGTCGGTGTCCCCTCTTTCGTCAGGTGGGTCTTAGGGCCATCGTCGCGGATGGACTCGCCCAGGGAGTAGCGCCGGTGGAAGGCGATGAGGACCGGCCCCAACACAAGGCTCACCGCCATCGCGGTCAGAAGGGCGTAGGAGGCCCGGAATGTAATATACCGGAAGACGTTGAATCCAATGAAGTAGTCCTTCAGAGGGTAGAGGAGATGGTAGAGCATCAGCCTTCCTCCTCCTTCTTGACCAAGAGCTCCACGACCCGCTCCATGGCCGAGCCCCGCGAGCCCTTGACCAGGATCCAGCCCCCCTCAGGCACCAGGTCCCTGAGGGCATCAGCCGCCTCAGCGTGGTCGTCACACCGGACCGCCTGGCTGGCAGGCAAGCCCGCCGCCTCGGCCGCCCGGGCCGCCTCGGCGGCCACCGGCCCCACGGTGACGAGCACCTCCACCCCGTCCACCACCGCGAGCCGACCCATCTCGGCGTGAGCCTCCGGGGCGTTCGGACCCAGCTCGCGCATCTCGCCGAAGCAAAATCCACCGGGGGCGGAGCCCTTCATTGTAACGAAGGTCTGCAGCGCCGCCCGTGTCGAGGCGGGGTTGGCGTTGTATGCGTCGTTGATGACCGTCCAACCCCCGACGGCCATCCGCTCCATCCGCATCTTCGGCAGCTCGACGTTCTCCAGGCCCCGGGGGATTGCCTCCACCGGAACTTCCAAGGCGAGGGCCGCAGCCGCAGCCGCCAGCGCGTTCATTACATTGTGGGCCCCCGGAGCCCTGAGGGAAACGGGAGACTTCGCGCCGCCCGCCACGAGGGTAAACCGGACGCCCTCGGCCCCCAGTTCCTCGGGCGCCTCGGCGGTGACCTCGGCCTCAGCTCCGAGACCGAACGTCACTATGCGGTCGGGCGCCCGGGCGCTCAAGGCCAGGGTCAGGGGGTCGTCGGCATTAAGCACAGCGATGCCGTCAGGCGGAAGGGC
This genomic interval from Nitrospinota bacterium contains the following:
- a CDS encoding phospho-N-acetylmuramoyl-pentapeptide-transferase, which codes for MLYHLLYPLKDYFIGFNVFRYITFRASYALLTAMAVSLVLGPVLIAFHRRYSLGESIRDDGPKTHLTKEGTPTMGGTLILLALFVSVILWADLTNKYVWLLLYTAVGFGLIGFADDYRKVILKEKKGLGVREKLAAQCVVALGVACFLYFDPHGHPFVSHLTIPFFKRAVPDLGLFYIPFVVLVIVGVSNAVNITDGLDGLAIGPVIIATVAYVVIAYVTGHSGFAKYLNIIHIRGAGEVAVFGAAMIGAGLGFLWYNSYPAEIFMGDVGALALGGLLGTAAVITKHELLLLVVGGLFVIEALSVILQVAYFRWSGGKRIFKMAPLHHHFEVKGWEEPKVIVRFWIIAIVLALLSLSTLKLR
- the murF gene encoding UDP-N-acetylmuramoyl-tripeptide--D-alanyl-D-alanine ligase, encoding MSRYTLKELEQATGGSLLGGESEGEAVGVSIDTRTLKPGQLFFALRGENHDGHAFLHEAFTAGAAGAVVDDASSLEGLRNDNGRAGGRNVPPLVLVEDTLRALHALAAFNRSRHPVPLVAITGSNGKTTVKEMTAACLATRFTTLKSEASFNNHIGLPLTLAHLDATHEVACTEIGMNHPGEIAALSALAEPKVGVVTNVGEAHLEFLKTVEGVQAAKGELIEALPPDGIAVLNADDPLTLALSARAPDRIVTFGLGAEAEVTAEAPEELGAEGVRFTLVAGGAKSPVSLRAPGAHNVMNALAAAAAALALEVPVEAIPRGLENVELPKMRMERMAVGGWTVINDAYNANPASTRAALQTFVTMKGSAPGGFCFGEMRELGPNAPEAHAEMGRLAVVDGVEVLVTVGPVAAEAARAAEAAGLPASQAVRCDDHAEAADALRDLVPEGGWILVKGSRGSAMERVVELLVKKEEEG